The Pedobacter roseus genome contains a region encoding:
- a CDS encoding pyridoxal phosphate-dependent aminotransferase: MPKISQKGVQMPASPIRKLTPFADQAKKGGKKVYHLNIGQPDIETPEGMLNAIKNIDFNVWAYTPSEGTLAYRLKLTEYYNKLGYNITPENILVTVGGSEAITIAMQTCVNEGDEIIIPEPFYANYNGFACMSNVVVKPILSYIENGFALPPIAEFEKLITEKTKAIIICNPNNPTGYLYSREELEALKTLCVKYDLFLFSDEAYREFCYDGREFISPMHLDGLDENVVIMDTVSKRYSACGARLGCLITKNKEVIASGLKFAQARLSPGMVEQIAGAAAVDTPDSYFEKVNTEYTLRRDTLVGRLNKIDGVFCPNPGGAFYVVAKFPIDDADKFCQWILEEFSHDNQTVMMAPATGFYSTAGSGKNEVRMAYVLNTADLNAAMDCLEVALQQYPGRTE; encoded by the coding sequence ATGCCAAAAATTTCACAAAAAGGTGTGCAGATGCCTGCATCGCCAATCAGAAAATTAACCCCATTCGCAGATCAAGCTAAAAAAGGTGGTAAAAAAGTGTACCATTTAAATATTGGTCAGCCTGATATAGAAACACCTGAAGGAATGTTGAACGCCATTAAAAACATTGATTTTAATGTTTGGGCCTATACGCCATCAGAAGGAACACTTGCTTATCGTTTAAAACTGACTGAATACTATAATAAACTGGGTTACAACATTACACCAGAAAACATATTGGTAACGGTTGGTGGTTCTGAGGCGATTACCATTGCCATGCAGACCTGTGTGAATGAAGGTGATGAAATCATCATTCCTGAGCCTTTTTATGCAAATTACAATGGCTTTGCCTGTATGAGCAACGTGGTGGTAAAACCGATCCTTTCTTATATCGAAAATGGTTTTGCACTGCCTCCGATTGCAGAATTTGAAAAACTGATTACCGAAAAAACCAAGGCAATTATCATCTGCAACCCGAACAATCCTACCGGTTATTTATATTCGAGAGAAGAATTAGAAGCCTTAAAAACCCTATGTGTAAAATACGACCTGTTTTTATTCTCAGATGAAGCTTACCGCGAATTCTGCTATGATGGCAGGGAATTTATTTCGCCGATGCACTTAGATGGCCTTGATGAAAATGTGGTAATTATGGACACGGTTTCTAAACGTTATAGCGCCTGTGGTGCCCGTTTAGGCTGTTTAATCACCAAAAACAAGGAAGTTATTGCTTCGGGATTAAAATTTGCACAGGCGAGGTTAAGTCCGGGTATGGTAGAACAGATTGCCGGTGCTGCTGCTGTAGATACGCCAGATAGTTATTTTGAAAAGGTAAATACGGAATATACTTTACGCCGTGATACTTTGGTTGGAAGATTGAACAAGATTGATGGTGTTTTCTGCCCGAACCCGGGTGGTGCATTTTATGTAGTTGCAAAATTCCCGATTGATGATGCTGATAAATTCTGTCAGTGGATTTTAGAAGAATTTAGCCACGATAACCAAACAGTGATGATGGCGCCTGCAACAGGCTTCTACTCTACTGCCGGTTCGGGCAAAAATGAAGTTCGTATGGCTTACGTTTTAAATACCGCCGATTTGAATGCAGCGATGGATTGTTTGGAAGTGGCCTTACAGCAATACCCTGGAAGAACGGAATAA